The following coding sequences lie in one Steroidobacter denitrificans genomic window:
- a CDS encoding P-II family nitrogen regulator, protein MKLISAIIKPFKLDDVRAALSEIGVSGMTVTEVKGFGRQRGHTELYRGAEYVVDFVPKTRIEVAVSDGLVDQVVEAIIGAAKTGKVGDGKIFITELERVLRIRTGETDDQAL, encoded by the coding sequence ATGAAACTCATCAGTGCGATCATCAAGCCGTTTAAACTGGACGACGTGCGTGCGGCGTTGTCCGAAATCGGGGTGTCCGGCATGACCGTTACCGAGGTCAAGGGTTTCGGTCGCCAGCGAGGGCATACCGAGTTATACAGGGGGGCGGAATATGTCGTGGACTTCGTGCCCAAGACCCGTATCGAAGTTGCGGTAAGCGACGGCCTGGTCGATCAGGTGGTCGAGGCGATCATCGGTGCCGCCAAGACCGGCAAGGTGGGTGACGGCAAGATTTTCATCACAGAGTTGGAACGCGTACTTCGCATTCGCACCGGTGAGACGGACGACCAGGCGCTGTAG
- the ilvN gene encoding acetolactate synthase small subunit: MSSRKRHIVSILLQNEVGALTRVTSLFSTRGYNIESLNVAPTDHPTISRVTLVTTGTEAVIHQIINQSLKLIDVINVEDITRDQHVERELLLLKLQASADQIENLRLCVRSAGAKILIDHAESFTIELIDSESRITSFIAEAAGIAELLEVVRSGALAIRRGATTLRA, translated from the coding sequence ATGAGCTCGCGTAAGCGCCATATCGTTTCGATACTGTTACAAAACGAGGTCGGAGCGCTGACTCGCGTCACGAGCCTGTTTTCCACGCGGGGCTACAACATCGAATCACTGAATGTGGCGCCCACCGATCACCCCACGATTTCCCGGGTCACCCTGGTCACGACGGGCACTGAGGCAGTGATCCACCAGATCATCAACCAGTCGTTGAAGCTGATCGACGTCATCAATGTCGAGGACATCACCCGCGATCAGCACGTGGAGCGAGAATTGTTGTTGCTCAAGCTTCAGGCGTCCGCGGACCAGATAGAAAATCTACGTCTCTGTGTCCGAAGCGCTGGTGCCAAGATCCTCATCGATCACGCTGAAAGCTTCACGATCGAGCTGATCGACAGCGAGTCCAGGATCACCTCCTTCATCGCTGAAGCTGCCGGCATCGCCGAACTCTTGGAAGTGGTGCGCAGCGGCGCCCTGGCGATACGGCGCGGCGCGACGACGCTACGCGCCTGA
- the ilvB gene encoding biosynthetic-type acetolactate synthase large subunit codes for MNTSPVSAHALAGTSMTGAEIIVQVLADEGVDTVFGYSGGAILPTYDAIFVNNQDCERCDRRQMSLIVPANEQGAGFMAAGYARATGKVGVCIVTSGPGATNTVTPVRDCMADSIPIVVICGQVPTGAIGSDAFQEAPVASIMGAVAKHVFLVTDPSKLEATIRTAFEIARSGRPGPVVIDVPKDVQNWQGKFQGAGRLPVAGYRQRMTRLTHSVLSDARCAEFFTMLGAARRPLIYAGGGVIHSGGSQALQEFAIEYGIPVVTTLMGLGALDTTHPLAMRMLGMHGAAFANYAVDDCDFLFALGARFDDRVAGNPAKFAPNAKQIAQIDIDISEINKVKQVHWHHIGLLPEALRGLIDYGRRSAFNRDWSTWRTHCDQLRRTYAMNYERDSERIQPYHVIEEINKLTRGEAIITTGVGQHQMWAAQYFDFRSPRLWLTSGSMGTMGFGLPAAIGAQFAQPDRLVIDIDGDSSIRMNLGELETVTTYGLPIKVVVLNNCGDGMVKQWQKLFFKGRLAASDRSLHKKDFLKAAEADGFPYVMRLERPQDVARVVKEFVEFQGPAFLEVMIDPDAGVYPMVGPGQPYSEMITGEHIVSRHQIEVRPPDASEMF; via the coding sequence ATGAACACCTCTCCCGTCTCGGCGCATGCCCTTGCCGGCACTTCCATGACAGGCGCGGAGATCATCGTCCAGGTATTGGCAGATGAAGGGGTGGATACCGTATTCGGCTATAGCGGCGGCGCGATCCTGCCTACCTATGATGCGATCTTCGTAAACAATCAGGATTGCGAGCGTTGCGATCGCCGTCAGATGTCGCTGATCGTGCCTGCGAATGAACAGGGCGCGGGATTCATGGCGGCAGGATATGCGCGTGCCACAGGCAAGGTCGGCGTATGCATCGTGACCTCCGGCCCGGGCGCGACCAACACCGTAACGCCGGTGCGCGACTGCATGGCGGACTCGATTCCGATCGTGGTCATTTGCGGCCAGGTGCCGACGGGGGCGATCGGCAGTGATGCTTTCCAGGAGGCGCCGGTGGCCAGCATCATGGGCGCCGTCGCCAAGCATGTATTCCTGGTCACCGATCCCAGCAAGCTGGAGGCCACGATCCGCACCGCGTTCGAGATCGCACGCAGCGGCCGGCCGGGTCCGGTGGTGATCGATGTGCCCAAGGACGTGCAAAACTGGCAGGGAAAGTTTCAGGGCGCCGGCCGTCTGCCGGTGGCAGGCTATCGCCAGCGTATGACTCGCCTGACGCACAGCGTCCTGAGCGATGCTCGTTGCGCGGAATTCTTCACCATGCTGGGTGCCGCGCGGCGCCCTCTCATCTATGCCGGTGGCGGTGTGATCCATTCGGGCGGATCCCAGGCCCTGCAGGAATTCGCCATCGAATATGGCATTCCGGTGGTCACTACGCTCATGGGGCTGGGAGCGCTCGATACCACACATCCCTTGGCGATGCGCATGCTGGGCATGCATGGGGCGGCCTTCGCGAACTATGCCGTGGATGACTGCGATTTCCTGTTCGCGCTGGGAGCGCGTTTCGATGATCGCGTCGCCGGCAATCCGGCCAAGTTTGCGCCCAACGCCAAGCAGATTGCGCAGATCGACATCGATATCTCGGAAATCAACAAAGTAAAGCAGGTGCACTGGCATCACATCGGCCTGTTGCCGGAAGCCTTGCGGGGCTTGATCGATTATGGACGGCGCAGCGCATTTAATCGCGACTGGTCGACCTGGCGGACGCATTGCGATCAGCTGCGACGCACATATGCCATGAACTACGAGCGCGACAGCGAGCGGATCCAGCCCTACCATGTGATCGAGGAGATCAACAAGCTGACGCGGGGTGAAGCCATCATCACTACCGGCGTCGGACAGCATCAGATGTGGGCCGCACAGTATTTCGATTTCCGCAGCCCGCGGTTGTGGCTGACCTCCGGCAGCATGGGAACGATGGGATTCGGCTTGCCAGCCGCGATCGGTGCGCAGTTTGCGCAACCCGATAGACTGGTCATCGACATCGACGGAGATTCCAGTATCCGCATGAATCTGGGCGAGCTGGAGACGGTCACGACCTACGGGCTGCCGATCAAAGTCGTGGTGCTCAATAATTGCGGCGACGGTATGGTGAAGCAGTGGCAGAAATTGTTCTTCAAAGGCAGGTTGGCCGCCAGCGACCGTTCCTTGCACAAGAAGGATTTCCTCAAGGCAGCCGAGGCGGACGGCTTCCCCTACGTGATGCGGCTGGAACGCCCGCAGGATGTGGCGCGTGTGGTGAAGGAATTCGTCGAATTTCAGGGACCCGCCTTCCTGGAGGTGATGATCGATCCGGATGCGGGCGTCTATCCGATGGTGGGGCCTGGGCAGCCATACAGCGAGATGATTACGGGCGAGCACATCGTTTCGCGCCACCAGATCGAGGTTCGCCCGCCCGACGCCTCCGAGATGTTTTAA